The following are encoded in a window of Peromyscus eremicus chromosome 12, PerEre_H2_v1, whole genome shotgun sequence genomic DNA:
- the Hes1 gene encoding LOW QUALITY PROTEIN: transcription factor HES-1 (The sequence of the model RefSeq protein was modified relative to this genomic sequence to represent the inferred CDS: inserted 1 base in 1 codon) has translation MPADIMEKNSSSPVAATPASVNTTPDKPKTASEHRKSSKPIMEKRRRARINESLSQLKTLILDALKKDSSRHSKLEKADILEMTVKHLRNLQRAQMTAALSTDPSVLGKYRAGFSECMNEVTRFLSTCEGVNTEVRTRLLGHLANCMTQINAMTYPGQPHPALQAPPPPPSGPGGPQHAPFAPPPPLVPIPGGAAPPPGSXPCKLGSQAGEAAKVFGGFQVVPAPDGQFAFLIPNGAFAHSGPVIPVYTSNSGTSVGPNAVSPSSGSSLTADSMWRPWRN, from the exons atgccagCTGATATAATGGAGAAAAATTCCTCGTCCCCGGTGGCTGCTACCCCAGCCAGTGTCAACACGACACCGGACAAACCAAAGACCGCCTCAGAGCACAGAAAG TCATCAAAGCCTATCATGGAGAAGAGGCGAAGAGCGAGAATAAATGAAAGTCTGAGCCAGCTGAAAACACTGATTTTGGATGCACTTAAGAAAGAT AGCTCCCGGCATTCCAAGCTGGAGAAGGCAGACATTCTGGAAATGACAGTGAAGCACCTCCGGAACCTGCAGCGGGCGCAGATGACCG ccgcGCTCAGCACAGACCCGAGCGTCTTGGGGAAGTACCGCGCCGGCTTCAGCGAGTGCATGAACGAGGTGACCCGCTTCCTGTCCACGTGTGAGGGCGTTAACACCGAGGTGCGCACTCGGCTGCTGGGCCACCTGGCCAACTGCATGACCCAGATCAACGCCATGACCTACCCCGGGCAGCCGCACCCCGCCTTGCAGGCGCCGCCACCGCCCCCGTCAGGACCCGGCGGCCCCCAGCACGCGCCGTTCGCGCCGCCGCCACCGCTTGTGCCCATCCCCGGGGGCGCGGCGCCCCCTCCCGGCA GACCCTGCAAGTTGGGCAGCCAGGCTGGAGAGGCTGCCAAGGTTTTTGGCGGCTTCCAGGTGGTGCCGGCTCCCGATGGCCAATTTGCCTTCCTCATCCCCAACGGGGCCTTTGCCCACAGCGGCCCTGTCATCCCGGTCTACACCAGCAACAGCGGGACCTCGGTCGGTCCTAACGCAGTGTCTCCTTCCAGCGGTTCCTCGCTCACTGCGGACTCCATGTGGAGGCCGTGGCGGAACTGA